A window of Diadema setosum chromosome 2, eeDiaSeto1, whole genome shotgun sequence contains these coding sequences:
- the LOC140246039 gene encoding uncharacterized protein, whose protein sequence is MSRSQGVPPAKRQRKHGMRGIVKRLERSSAKIEIEEHIYWGQSARMHRSTVSRAMDARVDDLTDFMHVGDRVIMVLEKMSDIPEEYRIGNSKWNVFDVQRDVKAAPRPNAFCSPAAYMGMTTDQLQVPEGRSRLQTAKLLVSIRQILSVWNVVDLVTFIELYRRKSSVTWEDANSVRRFVDDCLKGVYCEFSGGKLKLYRGFDEEEIRREMKRRFAGCRMQQPRKSKVIDIVKGARLVETVEDMEAILDSILEESTSKEVVVGVDCEGVNLGNWGSLTLLQLATMDGHVYIFDIKKNPNLLTGKLRRLLENPKIIKVIHDCRRDSAALRCIQYNIQLAGVFDTSVAYSTIMEQCNKIGRPYRIGLKALCSVLGEDTTFKDDAISESMTRDKQFWARRPLTADMKNYAAADPAHLIPHVYQALDGMISPFWRDYFDARCKDAIRGL, encoded by the exons ATGTCTAGGAGTCAAGGTGTGCCACCCGCGAAACGCCAACGAAAACACGGTATGCGCGGCATCGTGAAACGACTGGAGAGGAGTTCCGCGAAAATCGAAATTGAGGAACACATTTATTGGGGACAGAGCGCTCGAATGCACCGTTCAACCGTGAGCAGAGCGATGGACGCGAGGGTGGATGATCTTACCGACTTCATGCATGTGG GGGATCGGGTGATCATGGTTCTGGAGAAGATGTCTGATATACCCGAGGAATATCGGATAGGAAACAGTAAATGGAACGTGTTTGACGTGCAACGTGACGTCAAAGCAGCCCCACGTCCTAATGCCTTCTGTTCGCCAGCTGCCTACATGGGCATGACAACTGACCAGCTTCAGGTTCCCGAGGGCCGCAGTCGGCTGCAAACAGCCAAACTCCTCGTCTCCATCCGCCAGATACTGTCCGTCTGGAACGTGGTCGATCTCGTCACATTCATCGAACTTTATCGCCGCAAATCAAGTGTCACCTGGGAAGACGCGAATTCTGTTCGTCGCTTCGTCGATGACTGCCTCAAAGGAGTCTACTGTGAGTTCTCTGGCGGGAAATTGAAGCTATACAGGGGCTTTGATGAAGAAGAAATCAGAAGGGAGATGAAGAGGAGATTTGCTGGTTGTAGGATGCAGCAGCCACGAAAGAGCAAGGTAATCGACATTGTTAAGGGCGCGCGTTTGGTAGAAACTGTAGAAGACATGGAAGCCATCTTGGATTCTATACTGGAGGAATCGACATCCAAGGAGGTGGTTGTCGGAGTGGATTGTGAAGGAGTAAATCTCGGTAA TTGGGGTTCTCTCACACTCCTACAGCTTGCTACCATGGATGGTCACGTGTACATCTTTGACATTAAAAAGAATCCAAACCTTCTCACAGGAAAACTGAGACGGCTGCTAGAAAATCCCAAGATCATcaag GTTATTCACGACTGTCGCAGAGACTCGGCCGCTCTCAGATGTATTCAATACAACATCCAGCTGGCTGGAGTTTTCGACACATCG GTTGCCTACTCAACAATCATGGAGCAATGCAATAAGATTGGAAGACCCTATCGCATCGGTCTAAAGGCGCTTTGTAGCGTTCTTGGGGAGGACACAACCTTCAAAGATGATGCCATCTCTGAGAGTATGACAAGAGACAAGCAGTTTTGGGCACGGCGCCCTCTGACGGCTGACATGAAGAATTATGCGGCCGCCGATCCAGCTCATCTCATACCTCACGTGTATCAGGCCCTGGATGG AATGATCAGTCCGTTTTGGCGGGACTACTTCGATGCCAGGTGCAAGGACGCCATCCGTGGGCTGTAA
- the LOC140245527 gene encoding uncharacterized protein, translating to MQTFKQHITELYGEQTQRSSRLLQRNLVKQSKLSNHLTFLKRCRDHSIIPPGLQLKSTIQTPRARRILHQAGLSLTRERIAHTRQELHTIDQQINTSQTHLSQTLHHADLQKIQTFNSHTARTTFLRTREKQIRKFNTLHKSHTHTYTRDKPPAARNTVVNLSQHNLTQAEHNVLSLGLNFATPPKKIPFTEIIQQTEPKLRYLNKAAADNIRLLVTQALSTAKPPQPNLNKEERTAVKTLQSNASIHIIQADKGNATVVMDKTQYEQKIQDILHTPTYTELKRDPTPATERKLNAKLLELHRSNALPQQLYFRLRASSSRCPILFGQPKIHKPSVPLRPIISTRGSPCYETAKHLSDILQPLVGNTEHHINNSKHFIDILSQTTINPTDTLVSLDVESLFTSVPVNEACDIIKQRLTDDPSLSSRTQLTPQQIHDLLLTCLNSTSFRWRDTHYKQQQGAAMGSPLSPIIANIYMEHFESHALATAQHKPSLWLRYVDDIFTIWPHQADQLDDFLTHLNEQHSNISFTVETEHNHSLPFLDVLVTKTNAGTFSHQVYRKPTHTDRYLHYRSFHHPAVRQSVPNALVRRAHQISDKEHLRQELEHITDTLTTINQYPKHKINTQAPSHPNQAAKEQPITTVNLPYLGATSHKLRCTTHLQVRQHPAPTTSTAPSTHDHTYRWFQKTPSPTQFIHTTGVHPIYQPGLQSPGTTY from the exons atgcaaaccttcaaacaacacataaccGAGCTCTACGGGGAGCAAACTCAACGATCTTCTCGCCTACTTCAACGGAACCTAGTCAAACAATCTAAACTCTCCAATCATCTCACCTTTCTGAAAAGATGCCGAGATCACAGTATCATCCCTCCTGGTCTACAGCTGAAATCAACCATACAAACTCCACGTGCTCGACGTATTCTTCACCAAGCCGGCCTCTCCCTCACCAGAGAACGCATTGCCCATACTCGACAAGAACTTCACACAATCGATCAACAAATCAACACCTCACAAACACACTTGTCACAAACACTACATCATGCCGACCTCCAGAAGATACAGACCTTCAACTCTCACACAGCAAGGACCACCTTCCTTCGCACCAGAGAGAAGCAGATACGGAAGTTCAACACACTACATAAAAGCCATACCCATACATACACACGAGACAAGCCGCCCGCCGCCCGCAACACAGTTGTCAATTTAAGCCAGCACAACCTCACACAAGCCGAACACAACGTGTTATCCCTTGGGCTTAACTTCGCAACACCACCCAAGAAGATTCCTTTCACAGAAATCATACAACAAACGGAACCCAAGCTCAGATACCTGAACAAAGCCGCAGCCGACAACATTCGACTCCTTGTTACTCAAGCTCTCTCCACAGCTAAGCCACCGCAGCCCAACCTCAACAAAGAAGAACGAACAGCGGTGAAGACTCTACAAAGCAACGCATCCATCCATATCATTCAAGCAGACAAAGGCAACGCCACGGTCGTCATGGACAAAACACAATACGAACAAAAGATACAAGACATCCTTCACACCCCCACATACACCGAACTGAAACGTGACCCGACTCCTGCCACCGAGAGGAAACTCAACGCCAAGCTCCTCGAACTTCATCGATCAAATGCCCTTCCTCAACAGCTTTATTTTAGACTCCGTGCCTCCTCCAGCAGATGTCCCATCCTCTTCGGGCAACCCAAAATTCACAAGCCATCAGTGCCTCTCCGCCCCATCATTTCTACACGAGGTTCCCCTTGCTACGAAACAGCCAAACACCTGTCAGACATTCTACAGCCACTCGTTGGCAACACAGAACACCACATTAACAATTCCAAACACTTCATTGACATTCTCTCTCAAACTACTATCAACCCTACAGACACCCTCGTCAGCCTTGATGTAGAATCACTCTTCACCAGCGTTCCTGTCAACGAagcctgtgacatcatcaaacaACGTCTCACCGATgacccttctctttcttccagAACACAACTCACACCACAACAGATACACGACCTCCTCCTCACATGTCTCAATTCTACCTCCTTCCGATGGAGGGACACACACTACAAACAGCAACAAGGCGCAGCCATGGGCTCCCCCCTCTCACCGATCATTGCCAACATTTACATGGAACATTTCGAAAGTCACGCACTAGCCACGGCACAACACAAACCTTCACTCTGGCTCCGGTATGTCGACGACATCTTCACCATCTGGCCACACCAAGCAGATCAACTGGACGACTTCCTCACACACCTCAACGAACAACATTCCAACATCTCATTCACAGTGGAAACGGAACACAACCATTCTCTCCCCTTCCTCGATGTTCTCGTCACAAAGACCAACGCTGGCACTTTCTCTCACCAGGTCTACCGCAAACCCACTCACACAGACAGATATCTTCACTACCGCTCCTTCCATCATCCAGCAGTCCGTCAGTCAGTACCGAACGCTCTCGTCCGACGTGCTCATCAAATCAGCGACAAAGAACATCTTCGACAAGAACTCGAACATATCACAGACACACTCACCACTATCAACCAATACCCCAAGCACAAAATCAACACTCAAGCACCTTCTCATCCCAACCAAGCAGCCAAGGAACAGCCCATCACAACTGTAAATCTTCCCTACCTCGGCGCCACCTCGCACAAACTACGGTGTACAACGCATCTTCAAGTCCGCCAACATCCAG CGCCCACGACGTCAACCGCGCCTTCCACTCACGACCACACCTATCGCTGGTTCCAGAAGACGCCCTCACCGACACAATTCATTCACACCACAGGCGTCCACCCCATCTACCAACCCGGACTCCAATCTCCGGGCACGACCTACTAA